Proteins from a single region of Mycoplasma leachii PG50:
- a CDS encoding ABC transporter ATP-binding protein has translation MKDQIKNKQGYSKKFKTPLVYNNMPIPLDLLEIKDKTNKSIVQVFIDYWKHKYNVVKNLFNKNNDQQTVDIFKNIEQEEVFGKLVNVAAHIDDVYLSFKNPANPREKNIVLRGPSLKIYEGKVHALIGESGSGKSVITSLLYGLSGSNSIIESGSVKLYGLEVHNFNEYQWEKSKLRGRVISAVFQNPMSILDPTMKIGNQIIEGMLVSKIVQTKKQAYEQALNYLKLTKINNPEAIMKKYPHELSGGMIQRVAIACIISLKPKILVMDEPTTALDPTVQALVLDVIKELQEQFKIAIAFITHDLGVVASIADFINIMYAGQIVESGTKEEILLNPQHPYTWGLITSMPDYNKGEKLEVIRGSVPANLNKIQGDAFAVRNDYALDIDFYEEPPVYQISPTHFVKSNLLSSKAPNYTPPKTILNLWKKYDKILNDLYGENIFVDDMVYNNYKTKSEQQNIKVALKLKENEQLLKQQQEVINE, from the coding sequence ATGAAAGATCAAATTAAAAACAAACAAGGATATAGTAAAAAGTTTAAAACACCACTTGTTTATAACAATATGCCAATCCCATTAGATCTACTTGAAATCAAAGATAAAACTAATAAGTCTATAGTTCAAGTCTTTATTGATTATTGAAAACATAAATATAATGTAGTTAAAAATCTTTTTAATAAAAATAATGATCAACAAACTGTAGATATTTTTAAAAACATTGAACAAGAAGAAGTTTTTGGAAAATTAGTTAATGTTGCTGCTCACATTGATGATGTTTATTTATCTTTTAAAAATCCAGCTAATCCTAGAGAAAAAAATATAGTTTTACGTGGACCTAGTTTAAAAATTTATGAAGGAAAAGTTCATGCACTAATTGGTGAATCTGGTTCTGGTAAATCAGTAATTACTTCTTTATTGTATGGATTAAGTGGTTCAAATTCTATTATTGAATCTGGAAGTGTTAAATTGTATGGATTAGAAGTTCATAATTTTAATGAATATCAATGAGAAAAATCTAAATTAAGAGGAAGAGTGATTTCAGCTGTTTTTCAAAATCCTATGTCTATATTAGATCCAACTATGAAAATTGGAAATCAAATTATAGAAGGTATGTTAGTAAGTAAAATTGTTCAAACAAAAAAACAAGCTTATGAACAAGCTTTAAATTATTTAAAACTAACTAAAATTAATAACCCTGAAGCTATTATGAAAAAATATCCTCATGAATTATCTGGAGGAATGATTCAACGTGTTGCTATTGCTTGTATTATTTCATTAAAACCAAAAATTTTAGTAATGGATGAACCAACAACAGCACTTGATCCAACTGTTCAAGCTTTAGTTTTAGATGTTATTAAAGAATTACAAGAACAATTTAAAATAGCTATTGCTTTTATTACTCATGATTTAGGAGTAGTTGCTTCGATTGCTGATTTTATTAATATTATGTATGCTGGTCAAATTGTTGAATCTGGAACTAAAGAAGAGATTTTATTAAACCCACAACATCCTTATACTTGAGGATTGATAACTTCAATGCCAGATTATAATAAAGGAGAAAAATTAGAAGTTATTCGTGGCTCAGTTCCAGCTAATTTAAATAAAATTCAAGGAGATGCTTTTGCTGTTAGAAATGATTATGCATTAGATATTGATTTTTATGAAGAACCTCCAGTTTATCAAATTTCACCAACTCATTTTGTAAAAAGTAACTTATTAAGTTCAAAAGCTCCAAACTACACTCCACCAAAAACTATTTTGAATTTATGAAAAAAATATGACAAAATACTTAATGATCTTTATGGTGAAAATATTTTTGTAGATGATATGGTTTATAACAACTATAAAACTAAATCAGAACAACAAAATATTAAAGTTGCACTAAAACTAAAAGAAAACGAACAATTATTAAAACAACAACAAGAGGTTATAAATGAGTAA